In the Sebastes fasciatus isolate fSebFas1 chromosome 20, fSebFas1.pri, whole genome shotgun sequence genome, one interval contains:
- the asah2 gene encoding neutral ceramidase isoform X2, with product MACRKPLCCGVSALTATLAVLFIVITAVSVTLISLMVTWKHKPYLIGVGRADCTGPPAEIPLMGYATPQQTAAGIHTRLYSRAFIIDDGIRRVVLVTADVGMISQRLRLEVLQALQVKYGDVYRQDNVVLSGTHTHSGLAGYFQYTLFMISSKGYMKESIQPLVNGIVKSIDIAHGTMRPGRIYRSRGELDDSSLNRSPHSYLNNPEDERHRYKWNTDKQVLVLKFTDLDGNGIGMLSWFAVHAVSMNNTNRMVSSDNMGYASYLLEQDKNPGQLPGQGGFVAGFSSSNLGDVSPNTRGPRCMNTGLSCDYLNSSCPVGGTKMCKAFGPGDDMFDSTRIIGHNIYRKAKELYTNAEHEVTGFLNAAHQWVNMTDVTVHINDTHTVRTCKPALGHSFAAGTTDGGGELNFTQGAVEGDPFWDGIRDAIVGKPSNQTQECHHPKPILFSTGEMNLPLPWHPQIIDVQIVTVGSVAVVAVPGEMTTMAGRRLREAVRQELEAEGAFRDSEVVIAGLSNVYTHYITTYEEYQVQRYEGASTIYGPHTLSAYLLKYRGLARAIAQDRVSELPVGPQPPFFEKLFNLLPSPPADRKPENSSFGDVLQQVNPVYRPGDVVSVTFVAGNPRNSGDIRGKTFVTVEIHDNRTDTWEVVHTDASWETRFHWLKGSKQQSNSTIEWHIPPSAPSGSYRIKHFGHYKQWKFPQLVITPYEGTSDVFRVTASFYHQ from the exons ATGGCGTGCAGGAAGCCGCTGTGTTGTGGTGTTTCTGCTCTGACGGCGACGCTGGCGGTCCTGTTCATCGTCATAACGGCTGTCAGTGTGACGCTGATCTCACTGATGGTTACCTGGAAGCACAAACCCTATCTGATCGGAGTGGGCCGGGCCGACTGCACCGGGCCACCAGCAGAAATCCCTCTG atGGGTTATGCGACCCCTCAGCAGACGGCTGCAGGCATACACACTCGCCTGTACAGCCGAGCCTTTATCATCGACGACGGGATACGGAGAGTCGTGTTGGTCACCGCCGACGTGGGGATGATATCACAGAGGCTTCGACTGGAG GTTCTGCAGGCGCTGCAGGTGAAGTACGGTGACGTGTACCGTCAGGATAACGTGGTTCTGAGTGGGACTCACACTCACTCCGGACTGGCCGGGTATTTCCAGTACACTCTGTTtatgatcagcagtaaaggttACATGAAGGAGTCCATCCAGCCGCTGGTCAACGGCATCGTCAAG AGTATAGACATAGCCCATGGTACCATGAGGCCAGGCAGGATTTACCGGAGCAGAGGAGAGCTGGACGACAGCAGCCTGAACAGAAGTCCTCATTCGTACCTGAACAACCCTGAGGACGAGAGACACAG GTATAAGTGGAACACAGATAAACAGGTGTTGGTGCTGAAGTTCACTGATCTGGATGGAAACGGGATCGGTATGCTCAG CTGGTTCGCTGTCCACGCCGTCAGCATGAACAACACCAACCGCATGGTGAGCAGCGACAACATGGGCTACGCCTCCTACCTGCTGGAGCAGGACAAGAACCCCGGACAGCTACCTGGACAG GGAGGCTTCGTAGCTGGTTTCTCCTCCAGTAACCTCGGTGACGTCAGTCCGAACACCAGAGGACCTCGCTGTATGAACACCGGGCTGAGCTGTGACTACCTGAACAGCTCCTGTCCTGTAGGaggg ACTAAGATGTGTAAGGCGTTTGGACCTGGAGACGACATGTTCGACAGCACGAGAATCATCGGACACAACATCTACCGGAAGGCCAAG GAGCTGTACACTAACGCAGAGCACGAGGTGACGGGCTTCCTCAACGCCGCCCATCAGTGGGTCAACATGACGGACGTCACCGTTCACATCAACGACACACACACG gtcaGAACATGTAAACCAGCGTTGGGCCACAGCTTCGCAGCAGGAACAacagacggaggaggagaactCAACTTCACTCAgg gcGCCGTGGAGGGCGACCCGTTCTGGGACGGCATCAGAGACGCTATCGTGGGCAAACCGTCCAATCAGACACAGGAGTGTCATCATCCCAAACCGATCCTGTTCAGCACCGGGGAG aTGAACCTACCTCTGCCGTGGCATCCTCAGATCATCGATGTTCAGATCGTCACCGTCGGTTCTGTAGCTGTCGTAGCTGTTCCTGGAGAGATGAC CACCATGGCGGGGAGGAGGTTAAGAGAAGCCGTCAGGCAG gagcTGGAGGCGGAGGGGGCGTTCAGGGACTCGGAGGTGGTGATCGCCGGCCTGAGTAACGTGTACACTCACTACATCACCACCTATGAAGAGTACCAG GTGCAGCGGTACGAAGGAGCCTCCACCATCTACGGTCCGCACACACTCAGCGCCTACCTGCTCAAGTACCGAGGCCTGGCCAGAGCCATCGCTCAG gACAGAGTGTCGGAGCTGCCGGTCGGCCCTCAGCCTCCTTTCTTTGAGAAACTCTTCAATCTGCTGCCTTCACCGCCTGCCGACAGGAAACCAGAGAACAGCAGCTTTGGAGACGTCCTGCAGCAGGTTAACCCCGTCTACCGACCG GGGGATGTTGTCTCGGTCACGTTCGTAGCAGGAAACCCCAGAAATTCTGGAGACATC AGAGGCAAAACTTTTGTTACTGTGGAGATTCATGACAACAGAACAGACACCTGGGAGGTCGTCCACACTGATGCATCATGGGAGACCAG GTTTCACTGGCTGAAGGGTTCCAAACAGCAGAGTAACTCCACCATCGAGTGGCACATCCCGCCGTCGGCGCCCAGCGGCTCCTACAGGATCAAACACTTTGGACATTACAAACAGTGGAAGTTCCCGCAACTCGTCATCACGCCGTATGAAGGCACGTCCGACGTCTTCAGGGTCACCGCCAGCTTCTaccatcagtga
- the asah2 gene encoding neutral ceramidase isoform X1, with protein sequence MRKSLSVFPPVLTDRMACRKPLCCGVSALTATLAVLFIVITAVSVTLISLMVTWKHKPYLIGVGRADCTGPPAEIPLMGYATPQQTAAGIHTRLYSRAFIIDDGIRRVVLVTADVGMISQRLRLEVLQALQVKYGDVYRQDNVVLSGTHTHSGLAGYFQYTLFMISSKGYMKESIQPLVNGIVKSIDIAHGTMRPGRIYRSRGELDDSSLNRSPHSYLNNPEDERHRYKWNTDKQVLVLKFTDLDGNGIGMLSWFAVHAVSMNNTNRMVSSDNMGYASYLLEQDKNPGQLPGQGGFVAGFSSSNLGDVSPNTRGPRCMNTGLSCDYLNSSCPVGGTKMCKAFGPGDDMFDSTRIIGHNIYRKAKELYTNAEHEVTGFLNAAHQWVNMTDVTVHINDTHTVRTCKPALGHSFAAGTTDGGGELNFTQGAVEGDPFWDGIRDAIVGKPSNQTQECHHPKPILFSTGEMNLPLPWHPQIIDVQIVTVGSVAVVAVPGEMTTMAGRRLREAVRQELEAEGAFRDSEVVIAGLSNVYTHYITTYEEYQVQRYEGASTIYGPHTLSAYLLKYRGLARAIAQDRVSELPVGPQPPFFEKLFNLLPSPPADRKPENSSFGDVLQQVNPVYRPGDVVSVTFVAGNPRNSGDIRGKTFVTVEIHDNRTDTWEVVHTDASWETRFHWLKGSKQQSNSTIEWHIPPSAPSGSYRIKHFGHYKQWKFPQLVITPYEGTSDVFRVTASFYHQ encoded by the exons aTGAGAAAGTCACTCAGTGTTTTCCCTCCAGTGCTGACGGACAGGATGGCGTGCAGGAAGCCGCTGTGTTGTGGTGTTTCTGCTCTGACGGCGACGCTGGCGGTCCTGTTCATCGTCATAACGGCTGTCAGTGTGACGCTGATCTCACTGATGGTTACCTGGAAGCACAAACCCTATCTGATCGGAGTGGGCCGGGCCGACTGCACCGGGCCACCAGCAGAAATCCCTCTG atGGGTTATGCGACCCCTCAGCAGACGGCTGCAGGCATACACACTCGCCTGTACAGCCGAGCCTTTATCATCGACGACGGGATACGGAGAGTCGTGTTGGTCACCGCCGACGTGGGGATGATATCACAGAGGCTTCGACTGGAG GTTCTGCAGGCGCTGCAGGTGAAGTACGGTGACGTGTACCGTCAGGATAACGTGGTTCTGAGTGGGACTCACACTCACTCCGGACTGGCCGGGTATTTCCAGTACACTCTGTTtatgatcagcagtaaaggttACATGAAGGAGTCCATCCAGCCGCTGGTCAACGGCATCGTCAAG AGTATAGACATAGCCCATGGTACCATGAGGCCAGGCAGGATTTACCGGAGCAGAGGAGAGCTGGACGACAGCAGCCTGAACAGAAGTCCTCATTCGTACCTGAACAACCCTGAGGACGAGAGACACAG GTATAAGTGGAACACAGATAAACAGGTGTTGGTGCTGAAGTTCACTGATCTGGATGGAAACGGGATCGGTATGCTCAG CTGGTTCGCTGTCCACGCCGTCAGCATGAACAACACCAACCGCATGGTGAGCAGCGACAACATGGGCTACGCCTCCTACCTGCTGGAGCAGGACAAGAACCCCGGACAGCTACCTGGACAG GGAGGCTTCGTAGCTGGTTTCTCCTCCAGTAACCTCGGTGACGTCAGTCCGAACACCAGAGGACCTCGCTGTATGAACACCGGGCTGAGCTGTGACTACCTGAACAGCTCCTGTCCTGTAGGaggg ACTAAGATGTGTAAGGCGTTTGGACCTGGAGACGACATGTTCGACAGCACGAGAATCATCGGACACAACATCTACCGGAAGGCCAAG GAGCTGTACACTAACGCAGAGCACGAGGTGACGGGCTTCCTCAACGCCGCCCATCAGTGGGTCAACATGACGGACGTCACCGTTCACATCAACGACACACACACG gtcaGAACATGTAAACCAGCGTTGGGCCACAGCTTCGCAGCAGGAACAacagacggaggaggagaactCAACTTCACTCAgg gcGCCGTGGAGGGCGACCCGTTCTGGGACGGCATCAGAGACGCTATCGTGGGCAAACCGTCCAATCAGACACAGGAGTGTCATCATCCCAAACCGATCCTGTTCAGCACCGGGGAG aTGAACCTACCTCTGCCGTGGCATCCTCAGATCATCGATGTTCAGATCGTCACCGTCGGTTCTGTAGCTGTCGTAGCTGTTCCTGGAGAGATGAC CACCATGGCGGGGAGGAGGTTAAGAGAAGCCGTCAGGCAG gagcTGGAGGCGGAGGGGGCGTTCAGGGACTCGGAGGTGGTGATCGCCGGCCTGAGTAACGTGTACACTCACTACATCACCACCTATGAAGAGTACCAG GTGCAGCGGTACGAAGGAGCCTCCACCATCTACGGTCCGCACACACTCAGCGCCTACCTGCTCAAGTACCGAGGCCTGGCCAGAGCCATCGCTCAG gACAGAGTGTCGGAGCTGCCGGTCGGCCCTCAGCCTCCTTTCTTTGAGAAACTCTTCAATCTGCTGCCTTCACCGCCTGCCGACAGGAAACCAGAGAACAGCAGCTTTGGAGACGTCCTGCAGCAGGTTAACCCCGTCTACCGACCG GGGGATGTTGTCTCGGTCACGTTCGTAGCAGGAAACCCCAGAAATTCTGGAGACATC AGAGGCAAAACTTTTGTTACTGTGGAGATTCATGACAACAGAACAGACACCTGGGAGGTCGTCCACACTGATGCATCATGGGAGACCAG GTTTCACTGGCTGAAGGGTTCCAAACAGCAGAGTAACTCCACCATCGAGTGGCACATCCCGCCGTCGGCGCCCAGCGGCTCCTACAGGATCAAACACTTTGGACATTACAAACAGTGGAAGTTCCCGCAACTCGTCATCACGCCGTATGAAGGCACGTCCGACGTCTTCAGGGTCACCGCCAGCTTCTaccatcagtga